Proteins encoded together in one Calditerricola satsumensis window:
- a CDS encoding arsenate reductase family protein encodes MPITFYGYPQCGTCRKAKQWLDARGIAYEAVNLVTDPPDKETLRALIEKSGLPVRKFFNTSGQRYRELGLKEKLPSMTDEEMLELLASDGKLIKRPIVTDGERVTVGFDEATFARVWGTGA; translated from the coding sequence ATGCCCATCACGTTCTATGGGTACCCGCAGTGCGGAACGTGCCGGAAAGCCAAACAGTGGCTTGACGCCCGCGGGATCGCCTATGAAGCGGTCAACTTGGTGACCGACCCGCCGGACAAGGAAACCCTTCGCGCGCTGATCGAAAAGAGCGGCCTGCCCGTTCGCAAGTTTTTCAACACCAGCGGCCAACGGTACCGGGAGCTGGGCCTCAAAGAGAAATTGCCGTCGATGACGGACGAGGAAATGCTGGAGCTCCTCGCGTCGGACGGGAAACTGATCAAGCGCCCGATTGTGACCGATGGCGAGCGGGTGACCGTCGGCTTTGACGAAGCGACTTTCGCCCGCGTGTGGGGAACGGGCGCCTAA